One Gadus morhua chromosome 1, gadMor3.0, whole genome shotgun sequence DNA segment encodes these proteins:
- the slc6a8 gene encoding sodium- and chloride-dependent creatine transporter 1, translated as MQGSGERESGPGLQEEKRGHLIPNGHRASAGGLNGSLPPAADDKEKGGYPPELGGYPELGGYPDSVGYPDPGVYPPERVVPAYQERETWTRQMDFIMSCVGFAVGLGNVWRFPYLCYKNGGGVFLIPYLLIVLVGGIPIFFLEIALGQFMKAGSINVWNIAPLFKGLGYASMVIVFFCNTYYIMVLAWGFYYFIKSFNSVLPWSTCDNEWNTPSCIEFFRHPNCENGSLANATAAPNLTCLQLAEGHSPIVEFWENKVLGISEGLDHPGRMNWEMLLCLVAVWILVYFCVWKGVKSTGKIVYFTATFPYVVLVILFIRGVTLPGAYDGIMYYIKPDWSKLGEAQVWIDAGTQIFFSYAIGLGALTALGSYNRFNNDCYRDAFMLALINSGTSFFAGFVVFSILGFMAAEQGVHISQVAESGPGLAFIAYPKAVSLMPVAPVWAALFFFMLLLLGLDSQFVGVEGFVTGMLDLYPGRSYHRYKREIAVAICCFLCFIIDLSMITQGGMYVFQLFDYYSASGMTLLWQAFWECIVVSWVYGADRFMDDVARMIGYRPFPWMKWCWSFITPCVCMGIFLFHLVNYKPLTYNNVYVYPWWGEVIGWCLALSSMLCIPVSVLYKLFRAKGSFKQRWAHLTTPVWGPHHMEYMAPDAHSRAPALPPCNADHNKVIIFESVM; from the exons ATGCAGGGctccggagagagagagagcggccccgggctgcaggaggagaagagggggcaTCTCATCCCTAACGGACACCGCGCCTCCGCGGGGGGGCTGAACGGCAGCCTGCCGCCCGCCGCGGACGACAAGGAGAAGGGGGGCTACCCGCCGGAGCTGGGGGGCTACCCGGAGCTGGGGGGCTACCCGGACTCGGTGGGCTACCCGGACCCGGGGGTTTACCCGCCAGAGCGGGTGGTGCCCGCTTACCAGGAGCGCGAGACGTGGACGCGGCAGATGGACTTCATCATGTCGTGCGTGGGCTTCGCTGTGGGCCTGGGCAACGTGTGGCGCTTCCCGTACCTGTGCTACAAGAACGGcggag GGGTGTTCCTGATACCATACCTGCTGATCGTGTTGGTGGGGGGGATTCCAATCTTCTTCCTGGAGATCGCATTGGGACAGTTCATGAAGGCAGGCAGCATCAACGTGTGGAACATCGCCCCCCTCttcaaag gtCTGGGCTATGCCTCCATGGTGATTGTATTTTTCTGTAACACCTACTACATCATGGTGCTGGCCTGGGGCTTCTACTACTTCATCAAGTCCTTTAACTCTGTCCTGCCCTGGTCCACCTGTGATAACGAGTGGAACACGCCTAGCTGCATTGAGTTCTTCCGCCACCCCAACTGTGAGAACGGCAGCCTGGCCAACGCCACCGCCGCCCCCAACCTCACCTGCCTGCAGCTGGCCGAAGGACACTCACCCATCGTAGAGTTCTGGGA GAACAAGGTCCTGGGTATCTCTGAAGGACTAGACCACCCTGGTCGGATGAACTGGGAGATGCTCCTGTGTCTGGTGGCCGTCTGGATCCTCGTCTATTTCTGTGTCTGGAAGGGAGTCAAGTCTACTGGCAAg ATCGTGTACTTCACCGCCACCTTCCCCTACGTGGTCCTGGTGATCCTGTTTATCCGCGGGGTCACGCTCCCCGGAGCGTACGACGGCATCATGTACTACATCAAGCCTGACTGGAGCAAGCTGGGAGAGGCTCAG GTATGGATTGATGCAGGTACTCAGATATTCTTCTCCTACGCCATCGGCCTGGGAGCTCTGACCGCACTGGGCAGCTACAACCGCTTCAACAACGACTGCTACAG AGACGCCTTCATGCTGGCCCTGATCAACAGTGGCACCAGCTTCTTCGCCGGTTTTGTGGTTTTCTCCATCCTCGGCTTCATGGCTGCGGAGCAGGGGGTCCACATCTCCCAGGTGGCCGagtcag ggccTGGTCTGGCCTTCATAGCATACCCCAAGGCCGTGAGTTTGATGCCAGTGGCGCCGGTCTGGGCAGCGCTGTTCTTCTTCATGCTGCTGCTACTGGGACTGGAcagccag ttCGTGGGGGTGGAGGGCTTTGTCACCGGGATGCTGGACTTGTATCCAGGGCGATCCTACCATCGCTATAAGAGAGAAATCGCCGTGGCAatctgctgcttcctctgcttCATCATCGACCTTTCAATGATAACCCAG GGAGGGATGTATGTGTTCCAGTTGTTTGACTACTACTCAGCCAGCGGCATGACCCTACTGTGGCAGGCCTTCTGGGAGTGTATCGTAGTGTCCTGGGTGTATg GGGCGGACCGCTTCATGGACGACGTGGCTCGTATGATTGGCTACCGGCCCTTCCCCTGGATGAAGTGGTGCTGGAGCTTCATCACACCCTGCGTATGCATG GGTATCTTCCTGTTCCACCTGGTGAACTACAAGCCCCTGACCTACAACAACGTGTACGTGTACCCCTGGTGGGGCGAGGTGATCGGCTGGTGTCTGGCCCTCTCCTCCATGCTCTGCATCCCTGTCAGCGTGCTCTACAAGCTGTTCAGAGCCAAGGGCTCCTTCAAACAG CGTTGGGCCCACCTGACTACGCCGGTGTGGGGGCCCCACCACATGGAGTACATGGCCCCTGACGCCCACAGCCGGGCCCCGGCCCTGCCCCCCTGCAACGCAGACCACAACAAGGTGATCATCTTCGAGAGTGTCAtgtag